AGCCGTATCGTTAGATGCCTCATCGTCCCCGCCGTCGGCCGTTGTTCCTACAGTCGCGACTGACGAGCTTACGCTGCGACTCAGCGCTAGATTTCGGCTAAGTCGCGGAAATTCCGCATCGAGCTCGTTCTGAAGAGTTGCGAATGCCCCCAGGAAGTTTTTGATTCGGAAGCGCACATCCGGCTGATATTGGTTAGCCGCCTTTTGATAAAGGGCAGCCACACCATCTATGGAGTTGGTCCCTAGTTCGACGTCGGCCCTAAGAATTTTGGAGTGTGCAATGTCGAATTGGTCACGCTCTGCGGCATCAAGCCGGAAATACCTTGCCACCTCCCATCCAACTGAATTGATCTGGAAAAGCCGCAAAAGCTTTTCTTCGTCCGCGAGCGTCGTGCCTAACTCGGCGCTCGGAACGCCATCAATAAACGTTTGAGCGTTAAACCAAGTTTCTCGGATGATGTTGGCCACTTGCTGGCCATCTAGAAGCTTCTGCATCAATGCTCGAATAACCGGGAGCTCTAGCGAAGTTCCGTTGGTGGCCCAGAACGCCGCATCAATCACCGTTCCTGCGGACTCCGCTGCAGCAACCACGGCTCTGAATTGTTCGCCAACGACGGTCAATGTAGGCGCAGCGGAACTGCCTGCAGCCAAGCCGTTATTTTTCAGCGTATTGAAGTAACGGGCGGCTGTCGCCGGAGTGGCATGGAGCGGTTGTGCTCCATGTATTTTGCTCAGCGAGCCATACGTGTGGGCCAGGCTCTTCAGCTCCGATGAGAACAGCGAAAGAGACAGCAGCGCCGGTCCACCCTTATGCGTAAGGTTGACCCGGGGCTCAAGGACAAGACCAAGGATCTCGCGATCAGAATTCGACAATGCGGCCATCAAATCTCCCTCTTCTTCAAGTGTGGCAATTTTGCAGCAGCATTGGGCTTCGGCCATAGGCTCACGCCATTTGCAGCCGACCTTCTCAAAGCGTGGGCTGAGGTTCGCTTACTGATTGACTTTTTCGATGCACGGCTGCGCGGCCGCTCTTGAGCACGGCGCCGCGTCGTTGCACCGGGGATCAGCTTGGGCCAACTGGCCAGTGGCGGAGGAACGCTTGGCACGCGTGGTGCCTGGCTAGGTGCCAACGGCGGGGGCGTTTCGAAGAGCTCGAACTTTGTTGACGGCTGCAATGTGTCGAAATTGATACGGCCGTCCGCGGACAGCGTATGCCCCAGGATTACCCGAAGCTCCTGCATGCGGTCCTGGAGTTCCGCATTCAGATCGTCGGTTTCACCGGTCCGGTCCGCCAGGTACTGGGCCTTGGCCTCTTTTTGCACAGCCCGTTTTTCCCGATTGAGGTGCGCCAGTGCCATGCGCTGATGACGCTCAATCAGGCTTGCCTGGGTCGCCCGCGACCGGATGTCTCATTGCCGCTCCCGCTCAGAAGCCGCTGGCTCGCACTGTAGCTCCGCAAAAAACCCTTGAACCCACGCATGGACCCGTAAAATGTCACATCCTTCTCTATCGTGTGTGAACCTGTGGCGCGTTAACAGCCGTACACATGCGTAGACTACACAGCTCTGCCATCAGACCGGACGGATGCCGCGACAGCCATCACTGAAAGCTGAGCAACCCCAGAACGACCGGCCTGCTGATGCGCCGCGTCGGGCCACGCGTAAGACCATCGGCTTGGCGCATCTGGGGCAACTCATGGCCGCGGGCTGATCGGCGCTGAAGCTTTGCATGGGCTCCAACCATCCCACAGGTTCGATGCGCTTCGCATCAGGCACAACCATCGGCGCAGCGGGACCTTTGACGGCAGACTTGGTGCCGGTCTTGGCCTGCTGCATCAGCCGCTGCAGGCTGGTGCCGTCGATCAGCTCGATGTTGCGACCCATTGCAAAGCGCCCGGCGTCGCGAGTGAAGGTGCCGGAAGTCACGACAAAACCACCTGCTGCGCCTTCGGCAGCCATGACGCCATAGAGCTCCCGCACGGTGGAGACACTCACTTTGAATGCCTTCCACTGTTTACACTGAACCAGGAACTTCTCCGTGCCGCGCGTAAGGACCAGGTCGATTCCGCCATCCGGGCCGGCCCCGCCGGTCTCCTGCAGGCCGTAGCCGCGGCGGCGAAAGGCTTCGCCAACCAGCAACTCGAACTCTAGCCACGACATGGTCTGAACAGTCGCGGCGGCGTCGTTGCTCGTGCTGGCCGCATCGAACAAAGCGTTTCTGCGGTGCCTGCGTACAGCCGAAACCAGTGCGCCCACTAGACAAATCACCGGCACAGCGTATTGCCCGATAGAGCCCAATCCCCGCCAAATGGCGGCCGAGGCCATCTGGCCAGCAGTTGCAGCGCCCCGTGTCACTGGCATGGGCTCGGTGGCGACCGCATGGAGGCCAACGTAGGCGATGCCGGCCATGACAATTCCTACCCACCACGGCATCATGGCGACAAAATCGATCAGGTCTTCAGCCGGGCTGGATTTTCGTCTTCTGGCCATGCTCCAATATGTGTGGCAAAGGTACCAAGACATTTTGCAACAATGCCGGTTGAGCCACTCGTGCTTCTGGCAAAGTCTTGGGCTACTCGGCCCTAGAGAGTTTTAAAGTTCTCCAGCAGCCCTTCGGGTAGAAGGTAGAGGTCGCCTTGTGCGTGAATGCAGGCGACACAGAGGTTGTTCCGCGGTAACGCGACCAGCTGTGGCAAGTTCCCACCCTAGTACTGCTTCCACGATGTCGGCTTGAGCACCACACAAACGTCTTGGTAGTGGTTCTGCCCGTTGGATGCCCCCAGGTTTGGGCAGTGCAACGGTAGTAATCAACTGGCTTTCATGCGGCTGGTCGCGGAATGACGAAAACTCCCTAATTTCTGATAGGGCAAATAATCAGAATTGAAGTGGCGTTTGCTCTTGGCAGCCTTCCGCTTGGTGCAAGAAGAAGCTGAGGCTCTCGCGTAGTCATTTCAGGTGTCGTGCCTCTCGCGAGTGAGCAAGAAGCGCCCGGTCAACCAAATCTTGATGAGGCCGGCCGACACCCTGGTTGCCCACAGGTCAATGTGCGGCACCCGGCTGCTCACAAAAGAAGGCGGGGGGCTCACCCACAAAGCGTCCCCGCTCACAGTCGAATGGAATGGCTGTCAGATGCAGCGTTTCGCTAAAGCTGAAACGCGGCAGCGGAGCATTGAACGCCGCGGTACGTGGATAGATCAGGTAGAGCTCGCCCTTGCCCCCAAGGTAATGCTGTCCGTAGGCGAACAACTGGTACATGTCCGATTGGGAAATGCCGTAGTTGCCACCGCGCCGGCCGGAGTCGAGCAGCTTCCATTTCATGTCCACCACCCACCGCCCCTGCGGCCCGCGCACCACCACGTCGGGGCGCAGTTCAAACATGGCTTCGCCCTGGTGTTGGCAAAGTGCGTGGCGGGTTGACTGGCAGACCATGTCGAGTCCTGCTGCCAGGCCGGTGCGCAGATGGTGCGTCACGTAGCGCTCGAAAAGCACCTCCATTGGGAACAGCATGCTCATGCCGCGTTGCGGTCCGGACTGCGCCAGCGGCATCTTTTCGCCCAGCACCAGTGCGCACCAGGGCCGGATCGCAGCGTAGTGGGCCATGAGCCGGCCACTGCGCCACGCGCGGAAATCGCGGGCCGTGTCCGTCGATTCGCTAATCTCTACAGTGCGCAGGCCCAGCTCCCGTGCCAGTTGCCAGTTACCGGCGTCGCGTGTGCTCGCCAGGATGCGACGCAGGGCGGAGCGCAGCAACCGGTTCTCGGGGCCGTCGGCCTGGAAGACGTCGTGGATGACCGGAATACGATGGCTGCGCTCCGGGGGCTGTCGCCATTGCGCCGGCAGGTCGATGCGGCCCCGCACGAATGTCAGCTCCTCCTGCACCTCGCGGTAATCGAACTTCACGCCGCGTTTGACCACGGCCTCCAGTTGCTCCAGGAACTGGCGGGCGACCCATTCGGTGAGGGGGCGCTGCAGCAGGGCGATGTCCGCGACTCCGCCCTGGCGCGCCTTGATGTCGAGCAGCACGGACAGCATCTTGATCAGCATCCGCCGGGCTGACATCGCGTCGGCGGCGCAGCCCACATGCTTGGGCAGTATCTCCAGCTGCAGCCCGCACGGCGTGTCCACAACGCCCACGTAGTTGTCGACGCGCAGGGTGCTCCCGCCTTCCAGTCGCACCAGGGGCAGGCCCTGGGCCGACCAGCGCTGCGAGAGCCGGCAGAGCGCCTCGAAGGCCGAGGCCGAAATGGTGTGCCGGTCCAGGCCCGCATGGCCCGGTTCGGTGGTCAGCAGGCCGAACTCGCAGATGGTGACGCTGGTCACCTCAGGCGCCGATGGTGCCGACGTAGCTGTCGGCGAAGTTGAATGCACCGACGTTCAGAACCCAGCGTTTGTCCTCGCGCATGCCGGCCTCCGTCGCGCCGAGCAATGACTCCATGGACTTGTCGGGCCGCACCAGAAACTGGTGCTGCGACGAGGGCTTGCGGTGGTCGTTCAGGACCAGGCGGATTCGGCTCCAGTCCTCAAAGAAATACTCCTGGAGCAAGGGCAGGATCTGCCAGCGAAACACGTCTGCGAGCGCCGACAGCTGCGCACCATGCCTGATTCCGAGGAAATACGCATGGCCGATGCAGTGATCGCGGTCCAGCAGCAGCTCGATCCGATCGTTGAGGGCACGCAGCAGATCGCCCAGCGCGATCTTTTCTTCGATGACCACACTGTCCAGCAACTCCGGACGGGGCCTCACTTCGATAAAGGAAAACCGGCGCCTCAAGGCGATGTCCAGGGTCGCCAGGGAACGGTCGGCGGTGTTCATGGTGCCGATGAGATGGATATTGGTGGGCACGCCGAAATCCAGCTTCGAATACGGCAGCGTCACCTGGAGCGCCTCCGGCCCGCCAGTACGCTTGGACGGTTCCAGCAGCGTGATGAGTTCGCCGAAGACACGCGACACGTTGCCGCGGTTGATCTCGTCGATCACCAGTACCCTTGGCATCTCTGCCGCCGATGTTTCTGCCGGGTGAGGATCGTCCGTCAGCAAGGCTTCCAGGCGGGCCCGGTCGAGGGAGTCCGGGCCGATGCGATACAGGGTGCGCTGGACGAACAGCTTCTTCATCAGTTCGCCGTAGGGCAATGCCGGGCTGTAGACCCGCAACCACTTCACTGCGCGCCGTTGGGCAAAACCCTGGTCGAAACCGTCTTCTTCGTCCCGTGGTGCGTACTCGTAGTCGCCGGTCACCTCGCCGATGGCCCTGAACTTCGCGTTGCCTTCGGTGACGATGAGCAGGTCGCCCCTCTGCAGCTTCAGCACGAAGAGCGCCACGGACGTCACGGCATAGGTGTTCATCTGGTCCGGGTCGTGGCCAGCCGCGCGGTAGGCCGCGCTGATGTCGCCAAGGGACTGCACGCCGCTGAAATCGACGTTCTTGCCGTATCCCAGCAGGGCATAGCCCTGGTCGATGCACTCGTCGAAGATGTTGGCCTCATCGCTCTGGGTGTTGCCGAGCGACATCTTCCAGACGGTGCGGCTCTCCAGGCCGGACGGTGCGGGCGCGCTGGCGGTCACCCGCGGCCCGGCGTCGAGGCAGATCGACTTGAAGATGCCGTCGGCCACCTCGTATTGCGGCATGCCGCCGTCGCCTCCGGGAACCGGGCGCAGACCTTCCACAAAATCCTCGTACGCAAAGCTCTGGTGGAAGGTGACGAAACGCACCCGTTGCTGCTCGACGAGGCTGTCGTAGCGCTGCTTGAGCATTGGCCTGTCGTGCAGGTGGGCGGCGTGGAATTCCGGGTCGATGATGCGCACCGCTTCATCGACCGTGCGATGCGTCTTGCCGGTGCCGGGTGGTCCGTAGAAGATCTGGTTCAAGGGTGCCTGGGCAGGAGCCACCACGGTGGCCGCTTGGGTGGCCGGCAGTAAGGTCTCGCCGGTGGGGGCGTCGTAGGCTTCGAGCAATTGCTCCAGCACGGCTGCCGTCGGCACCCTGACTTTCACGATGGCGTGGCCCGGGCCGAGCGTCGGCGCATTGGTTCCCAGGGCGCCGGTACGGGGCTTGTCCGGCCCGAATTCGTCGATGCTGCGCAGGACCGCGCTGACAGTTGCCAGCCAGGCCCCGGCGGACAAGTACAGCGTCACCGGCAGGGTGTTGTTCAACGCCACTGCGATTTCGGCTCCCGAGCCACACCGGTAGCCCGCGATTTTTTCGACGGGCGCCTGGATCGGCATGAACGATGCCGCTTGCAGTTGCTCCTGCGTAGCTTTGAAGGTCAGTTGCGCCTGGGCAGCTGCCTCTATGGTGTGCCAGAGGGCGTCGCCGTAGGCCAGCAGGTGCTGATCTCCGCGCTGAGCAATAAGTTGCTGATGTAGCTCGGACATCGGCTTTTCCTGCCCCGCGTCGGCGAGTTTCTGCAGGTGCGCGGCCTTGTAGATATTCAGGATCTGAGGTGCCTGGCGGTCTTGGTAGAGAAACGCGATCTTCCACTTGGTGACGTTACCCATGTCGGCGGCTTCGACAATCTTGAGGTCGCCCGAGCGGGCCGCCTGTGCCACGGCCACGACGAGGGCTCGCACTGTTTCAAAGGCCTGCTGCGCCGACGCGCCGTATTTTGTGGCCCATGCGTACTCGGTGCCGTACTGCACACCGTCGGTGCCGGTCTTGGGCGTCTGGTCCTTGCGGCCGTAGATACCGAATTTGAACGCCGAGCCACCCCAGATCGAACCAAGTGCTTCGGTGCGTTTCTCCAGCCAGTAGGTCAGGCAGTCCTTGTCGCCGGCCTTGCTGTACTCCTCCGGTGCCATGGTCTGCAGGCGCTCGATTGGCCACTGAGCAAGAAACTCGCTCCACAGCGCATCGCGCTCTTCGATGGGTTCATGCATAGGACAATTTTCCTCAAGATCGGGATCTGGCGTTTCGTCTGATAGGAGCCTATCAGCCCGGAATTCCGCATCGAGGTAATACGAGCTCGCCTGCTCTTCCATCAGCAGGTCGTGGTGCGATAGCACCTTGACAGTCCTGCCTTGCCCTACCTCTCCTCCCCCGAGAAGCTTTGCTTGCAGGAATTTTTGCTGAATGAAGTTGACTAGCCGGGCTTGTGAAAGGCCTTTCTCGACTTGTTGTCTAGTGCGCCGAATAGTTCAGAGAACTCAAGTCCCAGCGACGTCACAATTTTTGCAACGTTGAGAAGTGCAACGTTGCGCTCGCCTCGTTCGATTCCACCCATGTAGCTTCGATCAATTCCACATTGATCGGCGAAGGCTTCTTGTGACAGTCCTTGAGCCTTGCGGTGATGCCTAACCGCCTCTCCAAACGCTACCAGGACAAGGGGCTTTTGCGTTTTGGCGATCGGGGGCGTAGGCATGTGTTCATGCTCGTCGTATGAGGACCAAGAAACCACGGCAAATAAGTACGCGGCCTAAAAGTACACGGTTGAAAAGTACCCGGACTATGAGTACCATTTGAGCATTGCGATGCAACTTGCATCAAACAGGCCCGGTGAGCAACTGCACCAGGCGTACGAGTCCAGTGGGTCGTTGTGAGGTAGCACAAGGTGAGTCTGAAATCCGTTTGTGGCGCTGCAGTTGTTGCAACGCTTGTCCTGTTCGTTTCGTCATCCTGTTGGGCGATGCCTCCTGCGGCCGGGCAGATTGAATCTCTGTGCGAAAACTTACATCAACCTCAAGCGGCAAGGCTTGAGATGCCAACCTTCGACTTCGAAGATTTCCGGCACATGCGAGGCACCGAGGCTGGCTGCCTGCCCAAACTCACGAATGGCGTGAAGCTCCTAGCCTTCGGCAGAGCGCAGTTCATCGACCTCGACGTAGGCCGCGCTTCATGACCTGGATGGCCACCGGCGATGGTGACATTCACGTTGAAAAGCCGAGGCCGAGCGATGCCAAGCCCTGACGCCCTCGTCGATCCGCGCCGTTGCGGCGGGACACTGTGGGACCGCATCGACCAACATGATTGGGAGCGCTACTGCCAGGGACACCTAGTACCGCACCCCTGGGCTTCCCTGTGGTGTCGCTCGCCCACGGGCACCCCCGTGAGCGTGCAGGCAGGAAGCCTGGAAAGCATCATCTGCGTCTGCGCCAATCACGGGCAGCGGCAACGCATCCAGCGATTGGTTCGAGACCCGCGGCTGGACGATGCCGACATCCATCCTGCCGCACGCGCAGACATCTCCATCTACCTGCAGGATCGCCATGCGCTTGCTGCGGTATTGCTGCGAAGCGCTGCTGCGCGCTTGTATGTCTGCAGTCTCAATCCCTCGCACAGCGACCTAGATTTAGTCGAATGGGCCCAGGACTTCTGCATCGCAATCGAAACGCAAGCGGCTTCCTGTGCGGTGCTGCCGCTGCCCTTGAACCTGAAGGAAACCCCGTGAACACACTTAAGTCCGCAGCTGAATGGGATGCCCAGGAAAGAGAAATCCTCGAGATGATCCGGCGCAGCGACGCAGAAATGGCGAATGAACGCCACAACCGCCGCGTCCTGCTCGCCGCTGTCATCCTCGCGGGTTTGGGGCCGGCATATGGGCTGGTCAGCTTGGTGTCCCAGGACTGGGTGCCGGTGCCATCTGCGCCTGTCCAGATTCAGAAAGCCCTGACCCCGGCAAGCAGATCAGGCGGATGTCCATCGCAAATGGGGCTGCAGTGATGATCGACCGATGCATCTATGACTTGTCCGTTTCCGCTGAGGAGGGCCAGACCTCACTTAGCCTTCGCCAACTTCCTTTGGCAAGAAAGATGGCCGAACTCCTGCTGCGCCCGCGGCTGATGGAAGCAGGGCGCATCCAGTATTCAGGACCGAGCGCAGATCTGCTGTGGTTGCCCCTGGAGGACCACGGTACTGCCTACGTGCAACTCATGCTCGTCGACCTGGACGTCGAGACGCTTGCTGCCGTCGCCGAAATCGCCAATGTCCTCGGGGCGCAGTTCGTGCCGCGCGATGGTGGTCCACCTGTCGCGGCCGATGCCGAGGCGATCTGCCGCGATATCGCGCGCAGAGCGCTGCATCGCATCCGCACGCCTAGGCTTTCGCTCTATGCAACGGCCCTTGCCCGCGAAGCCGAACTGGAATTGGTGGACTGAGATATCAACATAAGGCTGGGCTGGGCTGGGCTGGGCTGGGCTGGGCTGGGCTGGCGCGCATGGCATGGTCAGCGAAGGGCAGCCATCGCACGGAGGCATGTGCACGCTTGGCCAACTCCATCTTCATTCGAGCAGCGTTAACGCGACTCCGTGCATGGCTGCGAGCGTGTGAAGTTTCTACGTAGAAAGTCCTGGTCGTCCGCGATGTAGAAACCTAGCTGTGTAAATCTCCGAGATAAAGATGAGCCTGATGTCCACAAAAAAATCTGCTGATCGGTCATCCACGGCGAAAAAGGCAAGCGCAAAAGGCGACGCGTTGGCGGCAGCCCAAGATTCGAGCAGAACGGTAGTCTTGAATACCGCTTTGCACCTCCGGCTGATGCGCAATGGCGAGATCAAAGCCTCTACGTACGAGACTGCGATGTGTGCGCTCAAAAAACTCCGAACTCCATAGGTAGGTTGAAGCCAAGACCGCCTGTTGCCGAATATGTAAATGCTTCAGCGGAACCGGGTTGGCGGAAATTTTCTACGTAGAAAGTGTCGCAGGCCTCCCGCGGCAGAGGTGTTCGACGACAGGAAAGTTTCTACGTAGAAACTGCCATGACTCTGGTCTCGGCACTTCCTTCATCTGGCTTTGTCCGCGATGCTGGTAGTGCAGGAGACCGTCTTCTTTTTCGATTGCTTCTTCGCTGCCGGCGCCTCCAAGGACGCGATGGCCAGTCGTGCCTGGTGGGCCGCACTGATGTTCAGTACAAGCGCGGGATTCGCCTGGAGTTCCGCGTACTCGTGAATCAACTTGCGTAATTTTCGGATATCTGCCGTCCTGTCCTCGATACCGTGTTTATGTGCAACGTGAATCGCAGTGCGGCCATGGAGGAGCTGGGAAAAGGGAAACAGCCGGGTAGGCGTACGAATATCCTCGCAGCATTCGACGCGTTGTGTCAGATATCGTCGCCCGCCATTGTCTTGTTTGGCCGGTGGATGGTCGCGTCGCTCCTGCAGGTTGTCGAAGTCGATGGCCGCTTTGAGTAGCGTGTCATCCAGGTGGATTTTTTCGAGAGCCATGTTCAGTCGGTCGGGAGTTTCGAAGATGCTTCGTTGCTGAGCCATTGCAGTGTTCCTAAGTGTGCACTGCCGGATTGACAGTGGCTGCAATTTTTCATTTTTTGAATTCGGTCAGCAATTCGAGCGGAAGCAGCGCGCTGCCTGCGATGGCGAATAATGGTGTATTGAATACTTCGTATTCCATCGACGCGGCATTGAAGCTCCCCTGCGCAGGCCCAGTCACTCCTGTTTGGGTTCGTCCGATGGTTTATGGAGTACCAATAAAACCATCAACAGCGCTTTTTTCGTTCAGGCCTGGGCAGGGCGGCTTCCGGAAAGCACTCAAATTTCCCACCCCTTTCAGCCTCGTTTCGGCCAACAGTTCATGTTTAGCTGGCTAACATCCATCCATGCGTTGCCAAAGGCGCTGCACTTGCGAACCACAGTTGTGGAAGGCAAGTGCGGCCAAGGATCCAGACCTCGCACGCCGTAATGGCTGGAATTGCGGCATTCATGGTTCACACCAGTAGCCGCTGCATGCCCGCACGTTCCTGGCGCTGTTTTGCTTGACTTTCTGCCTACCGGAGTCTGGATCTGCCATGCCCCACGCTGCTTATGAAAACGCCCACGCTGACGATGAGTTCCTGGATCAGCCGTGCTCGACGCAGGTTGACATCGACATCGGAATCCCGGATGTGGTCTCCCCCGTTACCGGATCGACGATCCTCCTTGATCCCCACCAGATCGCACCGCCCGCAGGGCCGCGACGCCATGCTTCCTCTTTTGATACAGAGGCATTCCATGAGCTCTGCACGTTGGTGAAACATGACGGCGGAAATGCGGTCCCGATCTTGGTACGCGCCACACCGACGGCGTCGCTGCCATTTCAGGTGATTCGGGGTGAGTTGCGTTTGCGCGCGTGCGTCCTGGAGGCCGTGAAAGTCCGTGCAGTCATCGCGCCGGATGGCACCGATGCCGATGACTGCCTGGAGTCCATTCGCGACAACATGGCGCAAAGCACATTGTCTACGTACGAACTGGGGCAGCGTCTCGTGCATGCGCTGGAAATGCTCCGTCCCATCACACAAACTGAACTGGCTGTGCGCCTCGGTCTCAGTGCGTTCAAGGTATCGAGGGCGGTCTCGATGGCGCAACTACCTGCCGTTGTTGTGTCCGTTTTTACCTCGCCGTCGGATATCCAGAATCAAGACTGCCT
The nucleotide sequence above comes from Xylophilus sp. GOD-11R. Encoded proteins:
- a CDS encoding helix-turn-helix transcriptional regulator codes for the protein MPTPPIAKTQKPLVLVAFGEAVRHHRKAQGLSQEAFADQCGIDRSYMGGIERGERNVALLNVAKIVTSLGLEFSELFGALDNKSRKAFHKPG
- a CDS encoding AAA family ATPase, whose product is MHEPIEERDALWSEFLAQWPIERLQTMAPEEYSKAGDKDCLTYWLEKRTEALGSIWGGSAFKFGIYGRKDQTPKTGTDGVQYGTEYAWATKYGASAQQAFETVRALVVAVAQAARSGDLKIVEAADMGNVTKWKIAFLYQDRQAPQILNIYKAAHLQKLADAGQEKPMSELHQQLIAQRGDQHLLAYGDALWHTIEAAAQAQLTFKATQEQLQAASFMPIQAPVEKIAGYRCGSGAEIAVALNNTLPVTLYLSAGAWLATVSAVLRSIDEFGPDKPRTGALGTNAPTLGPGHAIVKVRVPTAAVLEQLLEAYDAPTGETLLPATQAATVVAPAQAPLNQIFYGPPGTGKTHRTVDEAVRIIDPEFHAAHLHDRPMLKQRYDSLVEQQRVRFVTFHQSFAYEDFVEGLRPVPGGDGGMPQYEVADGIFKSICLDAGPRVTASAPAPSGLESRTVWKMSLGNTQSDEANIFDECIDQGYALLGYGKNVDFSGVQSLGDISAAYRAAGHDPDQMNTYAVTSVALFVLKLQRGDLLIVTEGNAKFRAIGEVTGDYEYAPRDEEDGFDQGFAQRRAVKWLRVYSPALPYGELMKKLFVQRTLYRIGPDSLDRARLEALLTDDPHPAETSAAEMPRVLVIDEINRGNVSRVFGELITLLEPSKRTGGPEALQVTLPYSKLDFGVPTNIHLIGTMNTADRSLATLDIALRRRFSFIEVRPRPELLDSVVIEEKIALGDLLRALNDRIELLLDRDHCIGHAYFLGIRHGAQLSALADVFRWQILPLLQEYFFEDWSRIRLVLNDHRKPSSQHQFLVRPDKSMESLLGATEAGMREDKRWVLNVGAFNFADSYVGTIGA
- a CDS encoding restriction endonuclease, yielding MARRRKSSPAEDLIDFVAMMPWWVGIVMAGIAYVGLHAVATEPMPVTRGAATAGQMASAAIWRGLGSIGQYAVPVICLVGALVSAVRRHRRNALFDAASTSNDAAATVQTMSWLEFELLVGEAFRRRGYGLQETGGAGPDGGIDLVLTRGTEKFLVQCKQWKAFKVSVSTVRELYGVMAAEGAAGGFVVTSGTFTRDAGRFAMGRNIELIDGTSLQRLMQQAKTGTKSAVKGPAAPMVVPDAKRIEPVGWLEPMQSFSADQPAAMSCPRCAKPMVLRVARRGASAGRSFWGCSAFSDGCRGIRPV
- a CDS encoding McrC family protein, which gives rise to MTSVTICEFGLLTTEPGHAGLDRHTISASAFEALCRLSQRWSAQGLPLVRLEGGSTLRVDNYVGVVDTPCGLQLEILPKHVGCAADAMSARRMLIKMLSVLLDIKARQGGVADIALLQRPLTEWVARQFLEQLEAVVKRGVKFDYREVQEELTFVRGRIDLPAQWRQPPERSHRIPVIHDVFQADGPENRLLRSALRRILASTRDAGNWQLARELGLRTVEISESTDTARDFRAWRSGRLMAHYAAIRPWCALVLGEKMPLAQSGPQRGMSMLFPMEVLFERYVTHHLRTGLAAGLDMVCQSTRHALCQHQGEAMFELRPDVVVRGPQGRWVVDMKWKLLDSGRRGGNYGISQSDMYQLFAYGQHYLGGKGELYLIYPRTAAFNAPLPRFSFSETLHLTAIPFDCERGRFVGEPPAFFCEQPGAAH